Proteins encoded within one genomic window of Terriglobales bacterium:
- a CDS encoding ATP-binding protein: protein MIQSLSVLNMQRSTRMAHWNEWNDAANYCLTAWVRADTALESYLDSRTRRQLLSGARIRVKIMNRHLVRILVAGVAVVGVSALHYYAATSHMLLHQLLQRAYYIPLSLFALWYGWRGGLIASVFCGIVYIPHIWMAWHMHPDFSASQYIEIGMFFPISLIIGILSDHERTQRYKAEATAQQLSEVYKQLQDSFEQLRRADRLSALGELAAGLAHEIRNPLGAIDGAVQILRREELPIATRREFATLAVAEIERLKNLVSNVLDFGRPAPPRIVETDPQILVDSVLKLLAETAKLAGVTVKAEVGQVKDTIRVDVDQMKQVLLNLGLNAIQAMGPGGTLTYRAFSTSDFVELEVVDQGRGIPEADLERIFNPFYTTRAEGTGMGLSIAYRIVSQHKGHIRVRRNNDRGMTFTVRLPFPDAQVTERLGS from the coding sequence TTGATTCAATCGCTCTCGGTCCTAAACATGCAACGTTCAACACGTATGGCTCATTGGAATGAATGGAATGACGCCGCGAATTACTGCCTGACGGCATGGGTAAGGGCGGACACGGCTCTGGAGTCGTACCTGGATAGCCGTACCCGGCGGCAGTTGTTGTCCGGTGCTAGAATCCGCGTCAAGATCATGAACCGACATCTCGTGCGTATCCTCGTCGCTGGAGTCGCGGTCGTAGGCGTCTCGGCATTGCACTACTATGCGGCGACCTCTCATATGCTTCTCCATCAACTCCTGCAAAGAGCCTATTACATACCGCTTTCGCTCTTTGCACTCTGGTACGGATGGAGAGGGGGACTGATTGCCTCGGTCTTTTGCGGCATCGTCTATATCCCTCATATCTGGATGGCTTGGCATATGCATCCCGATTTCAGTGCCTCGCAATACATCGAGATTGGGATGTTCTTTCCGATCAGCCTCATTATCGGCATTCTTTCCGATCACGAACGAACGCAACGATACAAGGCGGAAGCTACGGCCCAGCAGTTAAGCGAGGTCTACAAGCAGCTGCAGGACAGTTTTGAGCAACTACGACGCGCCGACCGACTCTCGGCACTGGGCGAGCTGGCCGCAGGACTGGCGCACGAGATCCGTAACCCGTTGGGAGCAATCGATGGGGCCGTACAGATTCTTCGACGGGAAGAATTGCCGATCGCAACCAGAAGGGAATTCGCAACCTTGGCCGTGGCTGAAATCGAACGTCTAAAGAATCTGGTCAGCAATGTCTTGGACTTTGGCCGCCCCGCTCCGCCGCGCATCGTCGAAACCGATCCGCAAATACTGGTGGATTCGGTGCTCAAGCTGCTTGCTGAAACCGCCAAATTAGCCGGAGTGACCGTCAAGGCTGAGGTCGGTCAGGTCAAGGATACAATTCGTGTCGATGTGGATCAGATGAAACAAGTGCTGCTAAACCTTGGGTTAAACGCCATTCAAGCGATGGGACCTGGAGGAACGTTAACCTACAGGGCATTCAGCACCAGTGACTTTGTTGAACTGGAGGTTGTTGACCAAGGGCGAGGCATACCGGAGGCCGATCTGGAAAGGATCTTCAACCCTTTCTATACCACCCGGGCCGAAGGGACAGGAATGGGACTGTCGATTGCCTATCGAATCGTTAGCCAGCACAAGGGGCATATCCGGGTCCGACGAAATAATGATCGTGGAATGACCTTCACGGTAAGACTCCCGTTTCCCGATGCCCAAGTAACCGAGAGGTTGGGATCATGA